In Dyadobacter sp. CECT 9275, the following proteins share a genomic window:
- a CDS encoding GNAT family N-acetyltransferase, whose product MIITPNLRIIPCDDTLFDAIRMGNHTLARVMGVNVPKKWTEFRDTFTPAYHRWKAHPPLREWWLYLTIYIPDNQLIGSCGYKGEPDSSGIVEIGYEIMPSHRLKGLGMETAQGLVAHAFSHTGVHKVIAHTMAEENASVHILQKIGFRQTEDVLDHEEGPLWLWELPKK is encoded by the coding sequence ATGATTATAACCCCGAATTTAAGGATCATACCCTGTGACGATACGCTTTTTGATGCGATCCGAATGGGTAATCATACACTTGCCAGAGTGATGGGGGTAAATGTGCCAAAAAAATGGACCGAGTTCCGCGACACGTTTACTCCCGCCTACCATCGCTGGAAAGCGCATCCTCCTCTGCGCGAATGGTGGCTATATCTTACCATTTATATTCCTGATAATCAACTGATAGGATCCTGCGGCTATAAAGGCGAACCCGACTCCAGTGGTATCGTCGAAATAGGTTATGAAATTATGCCCTCACACCGTTTAAAAGGCCTTGGCATGGAAACGGCACAGGGGCTTGTTGCCCATGCTTTCAGCCATACAGGTGTGCATAAAGTAATTGCGCATACGATGGCCGAAGAAAATGCGTCCGTTCATATTCTCCAAAAAATAGGATTCCGTCAGACAGAAGATGTTCTGGACCACGAAGAGGGGCCGCTGTGGCTTTGGGAATTACCAAAAAAATAA
- the cysM gene encoding cysteine synthase CysM, with protein sequence MSSLLDLVGNTPLVELDKINPNPRVKLYGKLEGNNPGGSVKDRAAYSMIKGAMDRGELKPGMKLIEATSGNTGIALAMIARLFSIDIELVMPQNSTRERVLTMEAFGAKVILTETMESARDLAEEKAGGEQYFMLNQFANPDNWKAHYQTTGPEILKDTDGQITHFVSSMGTTGTIMGVSRYLKEQNSNIQIIGCQPTDGSSIPGIRKWPAEYLPKIFDRSRVDRVIEVTQYDAVDMTRRLAREEAVFAGMSSGGAAWAAIKLAEELEEGVIVSIICDRGDRYLSSDLFG encoded by the coding sequence ATGTCGTCACTTCTTGACTTAGTTGGCAATACACCTCTTGTTGAATTAGACAAAATAAATCCTAATCCCAGAGTAAAACTTTACGGTAAACTGGAAGGTAACAATCCCGGAGGCAGTGTAAAAGACCGGGCTGCCTACAGTATGATCAAAGGAGCCATGGATCGCGGAGAACTCAAGCCCGGCATGAAGTTGATTGAGGCCACGAGCGGAAATACCGGAATTGCCCTGGCGATGATTGCCAGATTATTTTCAATAGATATTGAGCTGGTCATGCCACAGAACTCCACACGCGAACGCGTTCTGACCATGGAAGCGTTCGGTGCAAAAGTGATACTGACCGAAACAATGGAAAGTGCCAGGGATTTGGCCGAAGAAAAGGCTGGCGGGGAGCAGTATTTTATGTTAAATCAGTTTGCCAATCCAGACAATTGGAAAGCCCACTATCAGACAACAGGACCGGAAATACTGAAAGATACCGATGGACAAATTACCCATTTCGTATCTTCAATGGGTACTACCGGAACCATCATGGGTGTTTCCCGGTATTTAAAAGAACAAAACAGTAACATCCAGATCATAGGCTGCCAGCCAACAGACGGGTCCAGTATACCAGGGATCAGAAAATGGCCTGCGGAATACCTTCCCAAGATTTTTGACCGGTCGCGGGTAGACAGAGTGATAGAAGTTACTCAGTATGACGCCGTAGATATGACACGGCGGCTCGCCAGAGAAGAAGCCGTATTTGCCGGCATGAGCAGCGGAGGAGCTGCCTGGGCAGCCATAAAACTGGCCGAAGAGCTGGAAGAAGGCGTTATTGTAAGTATCATTTGCGACAGGGGCGACAGGTACTTATCCAGTGATCTTTTTGGCTAA
- a CDS encoding ferritin-like domain-containing protein, with product MDIFKIIDEFQKIDGDAAGRLEYASRRHFMNRIGSKVATVAVPTLFASIINKAYAQSAAAVDVLNYALTLEYLEDEFYKAGNAAANLIPAEDKAIFTTIGKHETAHVAFLVKALGAKAIAKPTFDFNYAGAFADVFTNYKTFVTVSSALEDTGVRAYKGQAGALIADPQILEYALQVHSVEARHAAIARRLAASLNGTPAMKAWITGKEGAVPAIYAGEDNMTQGGADLNGLSGKSAAAITEAFDEPLSKEAVLAIAGPFIKA from the coding sequence ATGGATATTTTCAAGATAATAGACGAATTTCAAAAAATTGATGGGGATGCAGCCGGCCGCCTGGAGTACGCTTCCCGCCGCCACTTTATGAACCGGATCGGCAGCAAAGTTGCGACGGTGGCAGTGCCCACGCTATTTGCCTCCATTATCAACAAAGCCTACGCACAGTCGGCCGCAGCAGTGGATGTACTCAATTATGCGCTGACACTGGAATACCTGGAAGATGAATTTTACAAAGCAGGTAATGCCGCCGCCAATTTAATACCTGCGGAAGATAAAGCCATTTTCACTACCATTGGAAAACACGAAACCGCTCACGTTGCTTTTCTGGTAAAAGCCCTGGGTGCCAAAGCCATTGCAAAGCCTACGTTTGACTTCAACTATGCAGGCGCTTTTGCGGATGTATTTACCAATTATAAAACATTCGTGACTGTTTCCAGTGCCTTGGAAGATACAGGTGTGCGAGCCTACAAGGGCCAGGCTGGCGCATTAATTGCGGACCCTCAGATACTGGAGTACGCCTTACAGGTGCATTCCGTTGAAGCCAGACATGCGGCTATTGCACGTCGCCTTGCAGCGTCGCTCAATGGAACACCTGCCATGAAGGCCTGGATAACAGGGAAAGAGGGTGCAGTTCCGGCTATTTACGCCGGTGAAGATAACATGACACAGGGTGGCGCGGATCTGAACGGCTTATCGGGAAAATCCGCAGCGGCTATCACGGAGGCATTCGACGAACCTCTTTCCAAAGAGGCCGTTCTGGCCATAGCCGGGCCTTTTATTAAGGCATAA
- a CDS encoding sulfite oxidase codes for MDTHFNRRNFIRKSGLAALTAAIGSEIVFADKLPEGYIPLVLDEKDALKGKAQEMIVLSDKPWNVESPLHLLDDKITPVEKMFIRNNGLIPESIDPKNWTLTIDGESAKTTKTYTIEDLKKRFKHYTYQLVLECGGNGRAGYQPQTSGNSWGQGAVHCAQWTGVRLKDILNDVGIKNDAVYIGYHSKDIHLSKDPRKEAISRGVPIAKALEDETLIAWQLNGKDIPEFHGFPLRLVIGGWPASVSGKWLSAISVRNKIHDGAKMDGHSYRMPRYPVAPGTDVPQTDEYFRIIESMPVKSIITYPKSGAILSPGTSIPLRGHAWAGDLAVKKVEVSLDFGATWQPCKLNTPVNRLAWQHWDTEIKLPTKGYYEVWVKATDAKGVSQPMVIPSWNPGGYLNNACERIAVKAE; via the coding sequence ATGGATACTCATTTTAACAGAAGAAATTTTATCAGGAAATCGGGCCTTGCGGCCCTGACCGCTGCTATTGGTTCGGAAATTGTGTTTGCCGACAAGTTACCGGAAGGATATATACCTCTGGTACTGGATGAAAAAGATGCGTTAAAAGGCAAAGCCCAGGAGATGATCGTACTGAGTGACAAACCCTGGAATGTGGAATCACCTCTTCATTTGCTTGACGACAAAATCACCCCGGTCGAAAAAATGTTCATCCGGAACAATGGCCTGATCCCTGAATCCATTGATCCAAAAAACTGGACTTTAACCATTGACGGAGAATCTGCTAAAACAACAAAAACCTATACCATTGAAGATTTAAAAAAACGCTTTAAACATTACACTTATCAGCTTGTACTGGAATGCGGCGGCAACGGCCGTGCGGGATATCAGCCGCAGACTTCGGGTAACTCCTGGGGACAAGGCGCGGTGCATTGCGCACAGTGGACGGGTGTCCGTCTGAAAGACATTCTGAATGATGTTGGGATAAAAAATGATGCTGTATATATAGGATACCATTCTAAAGATATACACCTGAGCAAAGACCCCAGGAAAGAAGCCATTTCCAGAGGCGTGCCGATAGCAAAAGCATTGGAAGATGAAACACTGATTGCCTGGCAACTTAACGGGAAGGATATACCCGAATTTCATGGTTTCCCCCTTCGGCTGGTAATCGGTGGATGGCCAGCATCGGTTTCGGGCAAATGGCTCAGCGCGATATCCGTAAGAAACAAAATACACGACGGTGCAAAAATGGATGGGCACAGTTACCGAATGCCCCGCTATCCCGTTGCACCTGGTACTGATGTTCCGCAAACTGATGAATATTTCAGGATTATTGAGTCAATGCCTGTTAAATCCATCATCACCTATCCTAAAAGCGGAGCTATCCTTTCCCCTGGAACCAGCATTCCTTTACGTGGCCATGCCTGGGCGGGTGATCTGGCAGTAAAAAAGGTAGAAGTATCTCTGGATTTTGGCGCTACATGGCAGCCTTGTAAACTCAATACCCCGGTTAACCGCCTGGCCTGGCAACATTGGGATACAGAAATAAAACTCCCGACAAAAGGATATTACGAGGTATGGGTGAAAGCAACTGATGCCAAAGGCGTTTCACAGCCGATGGTCATTCCCTCATGGAATCCTGGCGGGTACCTGAATAATGCCTGCGAAAGGATTGCCGTGAAGGCAGAATAA
- a CDS encoding ferritin-like domain-containing protein, giving the protein MTRTHKNSEKDQSQILAVVNRRLFLRSAGVASAMGAFILGACKDDDPVMTGDKTVDLGSGDTGVLNYAYALEQLEAAFYTQIIATPYSGITDAEKIILTDIRDHEIVHRDFFKKALGSGAIADLEVNFSSIDFTKRDSVLGAAKLFEDTGVQAYNGAGKLIKNAEYLLLAGKIVSVEARHAAVIRDLLKPKSADFAGDDIINADGFDKAIAPADILAAVKGYVKTNINGSNVGK; this is encoded by the coding sequence ATGACGAGAACACACAAAAATTCGGAAAAGGATCAGAGCCAGATCTTAGCCGTTGTTAACAGAAGATTATTTCTCCGCTCGGCAGGAGTTGCTTCTGCCATGGGAGCATTTATACTGGGAGCCTGTAAGGATGATGACCCGGTGATGACAGGCGACAAAACGGTCGACCTGGGCTCGGGAGACACCGGCGTTCTGAACTATGCTTATGCGCTTGAACAGCTGGAAGCTGCATTTTACACACAAATTATTGCAACACCCTATTCAGGTATTACGGATGCCGAAAAAATTATCCTGACCGATATAAGGGATCATGAAATCGTTCATCGCGATTTTTTCAAAAAAGCCCTGGGCAGCGGAGCCATTGCAGACCTTGAAGTGAATTTCTCCAGCATCGATTTTACGAAACGGGACTCCGTACTGGGTGCAGCGAAATTATTCGAAGATACTGGTGTTCAGGCCTATAACGGAGCCGGAAAGCTCATCAAAAATGCTGAGTACCTCTTACTAGCCGGTAAAATAGTATCTGTTGAAGCACGGCATGCCGCTGTGATCCGTGACCTGCTGAAACCAAAGTCTGCCGACTTTGCCGGAGATGACATTATTAACGCGGATGGGTTTGACAAAGCAATTGCTCCGGCTGATATCCTTGCTGCGGTAAAAGGCTATGTAAAAACCAACATTAACGGCAGCAACGTAGGTAAATAA
- a CDS encoding alpha/beta fold hydrolase, which yields MNLHRKTLVLLHGHGMDDTIWDNLDAMLNEYFTVVRPNISLFTFCQSVEDYADELHRLLTNATITKCTLIGHSMGGYIALAFAEKYPDMLEGFGLFHSTAYADDEAKKHQRNQTIELLRNYGTEMFIKNTAPNLFGERYKELFPEKVKAHVKHFGKLPAEALIVGIHAMRNRPDRSELLRTMPYPVLLIIGMQDKLIPFESCISLSEYPKQSYPFILAEAGHMGMVERPDATARMISWYMNKL from the coding sequence ATGAATCTGCACCGTAAAACGTTGGTACTGTTGCATGGGCACGGCATGGATGATACAATCTGGGACAATCTGGATGCCATGTTGAATGAATATTTTACCGTTGTAAGGCCCAATATATCGCTTTTCACCTTCTGCCAGTCGGTTGAGGATTATGCCGATGAACTTCACCGCTTGCTCACCAATGCTACCATCACAAAGTGCACGCTGATCGGCCATTCCATGGGCGGGTACATCGCACTGGCTTTTGCCGAGAAATATCCCGATATGCTGGAAGGTTTCGGCCTGTTTCACTCAACAGCCTATGCAGATGATGAGGCGAAAAAACACCAGCGTAACCAAACCATTGAACTGCTGAGAAATTACGGCACCGAAATGTTCATTAAAAATACAGCGCCCAATCTCTTTGGTGAGCGTTATAAGGAACTCTTTCCGGAAAAAGTAAAAGCACATGTGAAGCATTTCGGAAAACTGCCTGCTGAGGCGCTGATCGTAGGCATTCATGCCATGCGCAACCGCCCCGACCGCAGTGAACTATTAAGAACGATGCCCTATCCGGTACTTTTAATCATTGGTATGCAAGACAAGCTTATCCCCTTTGAAAGCTGTATCAGCCTTTCGGAATATCCGAAACAAAGTTATCCGTTCATTCTGGCAGAAGCAGGGCACATGGGCATGGTGGAAAGACCCGACGCCACCGCCCGGATGATCAGCTGGTATATGAATAAATTATAG
- a CDS encoding AMP-binding protein has protein sequence MIEMSENTYPWIKFYPEGIPYEINPDAYPSLVDLIETGFRDYASQPAYTNMGKEISFSQLDRYSQHFAAYLQHMGLKAGDRIAIQMPNLIQYPIVMMGALRAGLVIVNTNPLYTPREMVHQFKDSGAKAIVILANFAANLEKIIADTGIEHVIITQVGDMLGFPKKLLVNTVVKYVRKMVPAYHISKAVSFGEALSIGAGSTYKRPHVSGLDLAFIQYTGGTTGVSKGAMLTHRNLIANVEATNEWLMSKMRNSDHTGQLVLATPLPLYHVFALTINGLCGIKWGALNVLIHNPRDIPGFVKELKKFRINIFPGLNTLFNGLLNNEDFKDVDFSGLKISIAGGMALQKIVAEKWEKVTGCPLVEGYGLSETSPVLSVNPLNGKHKPGTIGVPFPSTEMRILREDDTWANVGERGEICARGPQVMLGYFNRPDETAKVILEDESGRWFKTGDIGIQDEDGFFKIVDRKKDMILVSGFNVYPNEIEDVVAQCPGVLEVACVGMPDEKTGEMVKVFIVKKDPALSEEDVRAYCRQNLTGYKCPKKIEFRNELPKTNVGKILRRALRDEELAKQAK, from the coding sequence ATGATTGAAATGTCAGAAAATACATATCCCTGGATCAAATTTTACCCTGAGGGAATACCTTATGAAATAAATCCGGACGCCTACCCTTCCCTGGTGGATCTGATCGAAACGGGCTTCCGAGATTATGCGTCCCAGCCAGCCTATACCAACATGGGCAAGGAGATTTCCTTTTCCCAGCTTGACCGCTACTCGCAGCATTTTGCCGCTTACCTGCAGCACATGGGACTAAAAGCGGGCGACAGAATTGCCATTCAAATGCCCAATCTGATTCAGTACCCCATTGTGATGATGGGTGCCCTTCGGGCAGGCCTTGTGATTGTCAACACCAATCCGTTATACACTCCCCGTGAAATGGTTCATCAGTTTAAAGATTCGGGAGCCAAGGCAATTGTTATCCTTGCCAATTTTGCTGCCAATCTTGAAAAAATCATTGCTGATACGGGCATTGAGCATGTAATCATTACCCAGGTGGGAGATATGCTGGGTTTTCCAAAAAAACTGCTGGTGAACACGGTGGTGAAGTATGTCCGGAAAATGGTTCCCGCCTATCATATTTCCAAAGCGGTTTCATTTGGCGAAGCATTGTCTATAGGAGCAGGTAGCACCTACAAACGTCCGCATGTATCCGGGCTTGACCTTGCCTTTATACAGTACACGGGTGGTACAACCGGCGTTTCCAAAGGCGCCATGCTCACACACCGCAACCTCATTGCCAATGTAGAAGCCACCAATGAATGGCTCATGTCAAAAATGAGGAATTCAGACCATACCGGACAGCTCGTACTCGCCACACCGCTTCCCTTATACCACGTATTTGCACTCACTATCAATGGATTGTGCGGAATAAAGTGGGGAGCACTGAATGTCCTGATCCATAACCCAAGGGATATTCCGGGCTTTGTAAAGGAGCTGAAAAAATTCAGAATTAATATCTTCCCAGGCCTTAACACCCTGTTTAACGGTCTGCTTAACAATGAGGATTTCAAAGATGTTGATTTCAGCGGATTGAAAATATCAATTGCCGGAGGTATGGCACTGCAAAAAATTGTGGCCGAAAAATGGGAAAAGGTAACAGGATGTCCGCTGGTGGAGGGATATGGATTATCAGAAACCTCGCCGGTACTATCCGTGAATCCACTCAATGGCAAACATAAACCCGGGACAATCGGTGTTCCGTTCCCGAGCACGGAAATGAGGATCCTGCGGGAAGACGATACCTGGGCCAACGTGGGCGAACGTGGTGAAATATGCGCGCGCGGCCCTCAGGTAATGCTTGGTTATTTTAACCGCCCCGACGAAACTGCCAAAGTGATTCTGGAAGATGAGAGTGGTCGGTGGTTTAAAACCGGAGACATTGGCATACAGGACGAAGATGGCTTTTTCAAAATCGTAGACCGGAAAAAAGATATGATCCTGGTATCCGGTTTTAATGTTTATCCCAATGAGATCGAAGATGTGGTAGCCCAATGCCCCGGTGTACTTGAAGTAGCATGTGTGGGTATGCCCGATGAAAAAACAGGAGAGATGGTGAAAGTCTTTATTGTTAAAAAAGATCCGGCTTTGAGCGAAGAAGACGTAAGAGCCTACTGTCGCCAGAACCTGACGGGTTATAAATGTCCTAAAAAAATAGAATTCAGAAATGAACTCCCTAAAACAAATGTGGGAAAAATTCTCAGGCGGGCGCTACGAGATGAAGAACTAGCAAAACAGGCCAAATAA
- a CDS encoding DUF4286 family protein translates to MIIYNITVNISHEAEKEWLTYMKTRHIPEILATGVPAECKLLRLLTEIDNEGATYTTQFSFRSMEDFLAYQTHHQDALVERHHGLFNGMYVSFRTLLEEA, encoded by the coding sequence ATGATCATCTACAACATTACAGTCAACATTAGCCACGAAGCAGAAAAAGAATGGCTTACTTATATGAAAACGAGGCACATTCCCGAAATTCTGGCTACCGGAGTTCCTGCTGAATGTAAATTACTACGTCTTTTGACAGAAATTGACAATGAGGGTGCCACCTACACCACCCAGTTCAGTTTCAGATCCATGGAGGATTTTCTGGCCTATCAGACACACCATCAGGATGCGCTTGTGGAGCGTCATCATGGCCTTTTTAACGGGATGTATGTATCTTTCAGAACACTTTTGGAAGAAGCCTGA
- a CDS encoding cytochrome B: MNILIRAHSGLRYVVLALLIAAIFVAYSKWKSGAQGDSKLYLFALIATHTQMLIGFILYFISPKVDFSLMKEKVFRFYTVEHIFMMLIAIVLITVGRVRSKKLVGADKHRTVLYFYLLALVIILMAIPWPFRNLGSAWF; this comes from the coding sequence ATGAATATTCTTATACGTGCCCATTCGGGGCTCCGTTATGTTGTTTTGGCCTTGCTGATCGCCGCCATATTCGTTGCTTACTCTAAATGGAAAAGTGGGGCTCAGGGAGATAGCAAGCTGTATCTGTTTGCGTTGATTGCTACACATACGCAAATGCTGATCGGTTTTATCTTATACTTTATCAGTCCGAAGGTGGACTTCAGTCTGATGAAAGAGAAAGTATTCCGATTTTATACCGTTGAGCATATTTTTATGATGCTCATAGCCATTGTGCTGATTACTGTAGGCCGGGTCCGTTCCAAAAAACTGGTGGGGGCGGATAAGCATCGTACCGTGTTATATTTTTACTTGCTCGCGCTTGTAATTATTCTGATGGCTATTCCCTGGCCTTTCCGGAATCTGGGATCAGCTTGGTTTTGA
- a CDS encoding thermonuclease family protein, translated as MQFFVKSCFRILFFAFLTFNLPFLAEPAFAQPVTKTDQLPNPLAAEVIGIQDGDTIELKFIFSGKKAGQRLGKPLRIRFTHINCPERGQPYYKVAKQYTSQKCFHKTVKIRHKGEFDRYGRLLGEVILPDGEVLNKSLVKNGYAVHYKKYSSDQEYANLEILAKKRKIGIWSQQPLNLGGL; from the coding sequence GTGCAATTTTTCGTTAAAAGCTGTTTCAGAATTCTGTTTTTTGCATTTCTCACTTTTAATCTTCCTTTTTTAGCTGAACCGGCTTTTGCTCAACCTGTTACAAAAACAGACCAGTTACCGAATCCTTTGGCAGCCGAGGTAATAGGAATACAGGATGGCGATACCATTGAACTGAAATTTATATTTTCAGGAAAAAAGGCAGGGCAGCGCTTGGGCAAACCGCTAAGAATTCGTTTTACCCACATCAACTGTCCGGAACGGGGCCAGCCCTATTATAAGGTAGCCAAACAGTATACCTCACAAAAGTGCTTTCATAAAACAGTAAAAATCCGGCATAAGGGAGAATTTGACAGGTATGGCCGGCTGCTGGGAGAAGTAATATTACCTGATGGTGAAGTACTTAACAAATCATTGGTAAAAAACGGATATGCCGTTCATTATAAAAAATACTCTTCGGATCAGGAATATGCCAATCTTGAGATCCTGGCAAAAAAGCGAAAAATTGGGATTTGGAGCCAACAGCCATTAAATTTGGGAGGATTGTAG
- a CDS encoding histone H1 produces the protein MARFDEVKDLILSLEGDFDKFYNKGNQAAGTRVRKGMQDLKTLAQDIRSEVQNKKNAEA, from the coding sequence ATGGCACGATTTGATGAAGTAAAGGATTTAATTCTTTCGCTTGAGGGCGACTTTGATAAGTTCTACAACAAAGGCAATCAGGCTGCCGGAACCCGTGTTCGTAAAGGAATGCAGGATCTTAAAACTTTGGCTCAGGATATCCGTTCAGAAGTTCAGAATAAAAAGAATGCTGAAGCATAA
- a CDS encoding HPF/RaiA family ribosome-associated protein, whose amino-acid sequence MRLQMQAIHFDADPKLLAFIQQKLDKLDTFYDRITSGEVFLRLDKSDNAKLHTKLLEVKLYVPGGTMFVREQGTTFEEATDLAVDTLKMQVKKFKDKRNNARAPKIDGIAVPESENAVLAGIEGEE is encoded by the coding sequence ATGAGACTGCAGATGCAAGCAATTCACTTTGATGCTGATCCTAAATTGTTGGCTTTTATCCAACAGAAACTCGACAAGCTCGATACTTTCTATGATCGGATTACCAGTGGTGAAGTGTTTTTGAGATTAGATAAGAGCGATAATGCAAAGTTACATACCAAGTTGCTGGAGGTGAAGTTATATGTACCAGGCGGGACCATGTTTGTGAGAGAACAGGGTACTACCTTTGAAGAGGCTACGGACCTGGCCGTGGATACACTGAAAATGCAAGTCAAAAAGTTTAAAGATAAAAGGAATAATGCAAGGGCTCCCAAGATTGACGGAATTGCCGTCCCGGAGTCTGAAAACGCTGTACTGGCGGGCATTGAAGGAGAAGAATAA
- a CDS encoding MaoC family dehydratase: MQIEPVVDASFEHAFRFSQEEVEKFAALTGDNNPLHLDAAYAATTSFKRPIIHGMLGATVFTKVLGTQFPGFGSIYLKQTLEFLRPMFVETDYKAVFTIKSIQPEKHIAEIATEIIDSNTKKVVTRGIATMINQEKF; the protein is encoded by the coding sequence ATGCAAATAGAACCCGTGGTAGATGCCTCATTTGAGCATGCGTTTCGCTTTAGCCAGGAAGAAGTTGAAAAATTTGCCGCGCTGACGGGCGACAATAATCCTTTGCACCTGGACGCCGCATATGCAGCAACCACTTCCTTTAAGCGCCCCATTATTCATGGTATGCTGGGGGCAACGGTTTTCACAAAGGTACTCGGAACACAATTCCCCGGTTTTGGTTCTATATATCTGAAACAGACACTTGAGTTCCTCCGGCCCATGTTTGTTGAAACCGACTACAAGGCCGTTTTCACCATCAAGTCCATCCAGCCGGAAAAACATATCGCCGAAATAGCTACTGAGATCATAGATAGCAATACCAAAAAAGTTGTGACGCGGGGGATTGCGACGATGATCAACCAGGAAAAATTTTAA
- a CDS encoding alpha/beta hydrolase family protein has product MKNFDPKILFNRIFLLFLWSVLFLASCNNDDPATPEQNKYLKESSKIKDLTKDDISKVASAISPLLTGYVKNGVTVYKITYETKNTDGQTITASGALLVPVTDQPASLISVQHGTILNENSAPSHFQDGSETATFGTLFGSLGYIIAYPDYIGYGSSAAYPHPYEHKASFGTACLDMLRASKEFLKAQNAVKWDNKLYLAGYSEGGSATMALQKKIEEEASSEFNLIASSCGAGAYDKTAFMKYVINNTTHGIAAYNKLYLWVLLTYDRIYNLNHPKSYYFKEPFATQIEKLGIDYPINQSFNTILNDSFKTALNDGTSKGFLDAIGDNDVYNWKPKVPTRLYHGNADQLVFYFNSEKAYNTMKALGADVQLITIDKGDHASSIDDFLLGTLAFFTTTK; this is encoded by the coding sequence ATGAAAAATTTCGACCCGAAAATACTTTTTAACCGAATCTTTCTCCTGTTTCTATGGAGCGTCCTCTTTCTTGCTTCCTGTAACAATGACGACCCGGCCACTCCGGAACAGAATAAGTACCTGAAGGAAAGCAGCAAGATCAAGGACCTTACCAAGGACGATATCTCTAAGGTAGCCAGTGCCATCAGTCCGCTGTTGACAGGATACGTTAAAAATGGAGTAACTGTTTATAAAATCACCTACGAGACCAAAAACACGGACGGCCAGACCATTACGGCCTCTGGAGCGCTCCTCGTGCCCGTAACCGACCAGCCCGCTTCACTGATCAGCGTACAGCATGGTACCATTCTGAATGAGAATTCGGCGCCATCCCATTTTCAGGATGGCAGCGAAACCGCTACTTTCGGAACCCTGTTCGGTTCTTTGGGCTACATTATTGCGTATCCGGACTACATTGGCTACGGATCTTCGGCTGCATACCCGCACCCCTATGAACACAAAGCCAGCTTTGGTACTGCTTGTCTGGACATGCTGAGAGCGTCAAAGGAATTCCTGAAGGCGCAAAACGCCGTTAAATGGGACAACAAACTCTACCTTGCAGGGTACTCTGAGGGAGGATCTGCGACGATGGCTCTTCAGAAAAAAATAGAAGAAGAAGCCTCTTCCGAATTCAATCTTATCGCTTCCAGCTGTGGCGCCGGGGCCTATGACAAAACGGCCTTCATGAAATATGTGATCAACAACACTACACATGGTATTGCGGCTTATAATAAGTTATACCTTTGGGTACTGCTCACTTATGACAGGATTTACAATCTTAATCACCCTAAAAGCTATTATTTTAAGGAGCCTTTTGCCACGCAGATTGAAAAACTCGGAATTGACTATCCCATTAACCAGAGCTTTAATACCATCCTTAATGATTCATTCAAAACCGCACTGAACGATGGGACCAGCAAGGGCTTCCTGGATGCCATCGGCGACAACGACGTTTACAACTGGAAGCCAAAGGTACCTACCAGGCTGTACCATGGAAATGCCGACCAGCTTGTTTTCTATTTCAATTCTGAAAAAGCATACAATACCATGAAAGCGCTTGGTGCAGACGTGCAGCTCATAACGATCGACAAAGGGGATCATGCCTCTTCTATTGATGACTTTTTACTGGGGACACTGGCATTTTTTACGACCACAAAGTGA